The Megalops cyprinoides isolate fMegCyp1 chromosome 19, fMegCyp1.pri, whole genome shotgun sequence genome has a window encoding:
- the LOC118794558 gene encoding galectin-2-like — MKLPVSLCDQELELRNVTLRAGDKLKVKGKIPEDAERFQIDLGCDSSDLALHFNPRFHDEDDGKVIVCNSLCEGCWGYEQRDAYNPFHRGSNVTVTVKVTEEGFEVELPEGHEIRFPDRRGLETLTYVRVKGHFKFTSFKIC, encoded by the exons ATGAAGCTGCCCGTATCCCTTTGTGACCAGGAACTTGAACTGAGGAATGTGACACTAAGAGCTGGAGACAAGCTGAAGGTGAAAGGGAAGATTCCTGAAGATGCAGAGAG GTTCCAGATTGACCTGGGTTGTGACTCCAGTGATCTGGCACTGCACTTTAACCCCCGTTTCCATGACGAAGATGATGGCAAAGTCATCGTGTGCAATTCCCTGTGTGAAGGCTGTTGGGGCTATGAACAGAGAGATGCCTACAACCCTTTCCATAGGGGGTCAAATGTCACG GTAACAGTAAAGGTGACGGAGGAGGGCTTTGAGGTGGAGCTGCCGGAGGGACACGAGATAAGGTTCCCCGACCGCCGTGGCCTGGAAACCCTGACCTACGTTCGGGTCAAAGGTCACTTCAAATTCACTTCCTTCAAGATCTGCTGA